One Vicugna pacos chromosome X, VicPac4, whole genome shotgun sequence DNA window includes the following coding sequences:
- the LOC140691812 gene encoding histone H2B type W-T-like — protein MSLELLSRVYDFEAPSAHRVGRLLLKPRRALSRERAASGRKSNGPQGASRSEAARAWVAEVRPSQRDQTVGKASDSNIAEPWSSRTSEEIVDTEERKEAESKSPEQKMPKQKTPKQETPVRRQHRRRRPADSFASFASYFGRVLKRVHTGLSLSQEAVSVMDSFVKDIFERIASEAARLARSQNRVTITYEDIQTSVCLLLPGEIGECAMSEGTKAVIS, from the exons GTTAGAGCTGCTCAGTCGTGTCTACGATTTTGAGGCGCCCTCCGCTCACCGAGTCGGACGGCTCCTCCTCAAGCCACGCCGCGCACTCAGCCGCGAAAGAGCAGCTTCTGGGCGCAAGTCAAACGGCCCCCAGGGGGCCAGTCGTTCTGAGGCGGCACGCGCTTGGGTTGCGGAGGTCAGACCCTCTCAGAGAGATCAAA CTGTGGGGAAGGCGAGCGACTCCAACATAGCTGAGCCGTGGTCTTCCCGCACTTCGGAGGAGATCGTGGACACTGAGGAGCGCAAAGAAGCCGAGTCCAAGAGCCCAGAGCAGAAGATGCCGAAGCAGAAGACGCCGAAGCAGGAGACACCCGTGCGCCGCCaacaccgccgccgccgcccagcagACAGCTTCGCCAGTTTCGCCTCTTACTTCGGCAGGGTGCTGAAGCGGGTGCACACAGGCCTGAGCCTCTCGCAGGAGGCCGTGAGCGTCATGGATTCGTTCGTTAAGGACATCTTCGAGCGCATCGCCAGCGAGGCCGCGCGCCTGGCCCGCTCCCAAAACCGCGTCACCATCACCTACGAAGACATCCAGACCTCGGTGTGCCTGCTGCTGCCCGGGGAGATTGGCGAGTGCGCCATGTCCGAGGGCACCAAGGCTGTCATCAG CTAA